Proteins encoded together in one Corallococcus soli window:
- a CDS encoding YciI family protein: protein MSRYLMLLHENPAHFATKSPAELQAIVEEYIQWSDRLRGEGRLLLSEKLVDEGGRRLKQQGGQLLVSDGPYAEVKDVVGGLFILSAESYDDAVALARTCPHLRHGEVELRAIDDA from the coding sequence ATGTCCCGCTACCTGATGCTGCTGCACGAGAACCCCGCCCACTTCGCCACCAAGTCGCCCGCGGAGCTCCAGGCCATCGTGGAGGAGTACATCCAGTGGAGCGACCGGCTGCGCGGCGAGGGCCGCCTGCTGCTGTCGGAGAAGCTGGTGGACGAGGGCGGCCGGCGCCTGAAGCAGCAGGGTGGCCAGCTGCTGGTGTCGGACGGGCCGTACGCGGAGGTGAAGGACGTGGTGGGCGGCCTCTTCATCCTGTCGGCGGAGTCGTACGACGACGCCGTGGCCCTGGCCCGGACCTGTCCCCACCTGCGCCACGGTGAAGTCGAGCTGCGCGCCATCGACGATGCCTGA